TGCAGGTTACCCGCGACAGGACGGAAAGACCCCATGGAGCTTTACTGCAGCTTGATATTGGATTTTGGTACAGCTTGTACAGGATAGGTAGGAGCCTTGGAAACCGGAGCGCCAGCTTCGGTGGAGGCATTGGTGGGATACTACCCTTGCTGTACTGAAATTCTAACCTCGAACCGTGATCCGGTTCAGGGACAGTGTCTGGTGGGCAGTTTGACTGGGGCGGTCGCCTCCTAAAGAGTAACGGAGGCGCCCAAAGGTTCCCTCAGAATGGTTGGAAATCATTCGCAGAGTGCAAAGGCATAAGGGAGCTTGACTGCGAGACATACAGGTCGAGCAGGGACGAAAGTCGGGCTTAGTGATCCGGCGGCACCGTATGGAAGGGCCGTCGCTCAACGGATAAAAGCTACCCTGGGGATAACAGGCTAATCTCTCCCAAGAGTCCACATCGACGGGGAGGTTTGGCACCTCGATGTCGGCTCGTCGCATCCTGGGGCTGAAGTAGGTCCCAAGGGTTGGGCTGTTCGCCCATTAAAGCGGCACGCGAGCTGGGTTCAGAACGTCGTGAGACAGTTCGGTCCCTATCCGTCGCGGGCGTAGGAAATTTGAGAGGAGCTGTCCTTAGTACGAGAGGACCGGGATGGACACACCGCTGGTGTACCAGTTGTTCCGCCAGGAGCATCGCTGGGTAGCTACGTGTGGACGGGATAAATGCTGAAAGCATCTAAGCATGAAGCCCCCCTCAAGATGAGATTTCCCATCACTTCGGTGAGTAAGATCCCTCAGAGACGATGAGGTAGATAGGTCACGTGTGGAAGCATAGCGATATGTGGAGCTGAGTGATACTAATCGATCGAGGGCTTAACCAAGAGTTAAGCGAAGTTTGTTAACACGAAGGACAGACACGGATTCATGATCCCGTCATATGCGTTATTCAGTTTTGAGTGGTTACACTCAATTTCATAGTCTGGTGGCGACAGCGAAGAGGTCACACCCGTTCCCATGCCGAACACGGAAGTTAAGCTCTTCAGCGCCGATGATAGTTGGGGGCTGTCCCCCTGTGAAAGTAGGACGTCGCCAGGCTAATTGTTTTAAGGGGCCTTAGCTCAGCTGGGAGAGCGCCTGCTTTGCACGCAGGAGGTCAGCGGTTCGATCCCGCTAGGCTCCACCATTTACAAGTTTATCTTTATGTTTTATAATATGGCGGTGTAGCTCAGCTGGCTAGAGCGTACGGTTCATACCCGTGAGGTCGGGGGTTCGATCCCCTCCGCCGCTACCATATTTGTTCGGAGGAGTACCCAAGTCTGGCTGAAGGGATCGGTCTTGAAAACCGACAGGGGCTTTACCGCCCGCGGGGGTTCGAATCCCTCCTCCTCCGCCATTATTTTTTTAAAAAGGTCCCGTGGTGTAGCGGTTAACATGCCTGCCTGTCACGCAGGAGATCGCCGGTTCGATCCCGGTCGGGACCGCCATTTTTTCATTAATAGTAATTCCGTGGAGGGGTAGCGAAGTGGCTAAACGCGGCGGACTGTAAATCCGCTCCCTACGGGTTCGGGGGTTCGAATCCCTCCCCCTCCACCATTTTTATTTCATACAGGGGTATAGTTTAATGGTAAAACGAAGGTCTCCAAAACCTTTGATGCGGGTTCGATTCCTGCTACCCCTGCCATATTAAGGCGGTTGTGGCGAAGTGGTTAACGCACCGGATTGTGATTCCGGCATTCGTGGGTTCGATTCCCATCAGCCGCCCCATGATTTTTTGCTTTTTAATTTATAGGGGTATAGCCAAGCGGTAAGGCATCGGGTTTTGATCCCGTGTACCGCAGGTTCGAATCCTGCTACCCCTGCCATTTTATGCGGGAATAGCTCAGTGGTAGAGCACCACCTTGCCAAGGTGGGGGTCGCGGGTTCGAATCCCGTTTCCCGCTCCAGAATATGCGCCCTTAGCTCAGCTGGATAGAGTGTTTGACTACGAATCAAAAGGTCGGGGGTTCGAATCCCTCAGGGCGCGCCATGCGGGTGTAGTTTAGTGGTAAAACCTCAGCCTTCCAAGCTGATGTCGTGGGTTCGATTCCCATCACCCGCTCCATTTTATTGCAGGGGCCTATAGCTCAGCTGGTTAGAGCGCACGCCTGATAAGCGTGAGGTCGGTGGTTCGAGTCCACTTAGGCCCACCATAATACTGTTCCACAGTAGCTCAGTGGTAGAGCAATCGGCTGTTAACCGATCGGTCGTAGGTTCGAATCCTACCTGTGGAGCCATATTTCTGTCTTATAAAGAATGGCCCGTTGGTCAAGTGGTTAAGACACCGCCCTTTCACGGCGGTAACACGGGTTCGAATCCCGTACGGGTCACCATTCATAAGAGCCATTAGCTCAGTTGGTAGAGCATCTGACTTTTAATCAGAGGGTCGAAGGTTCGAGTCCTTCATGGCTCACCATTTCTCAGTCAAACTTCTTCGTTATTTAATGAAGAAGTTTTTTTGTTATACACGGTTCCCTTAAAGATTAACGATACAAAAAAGGAGATGACCGTTTGGCCATCTCTTTTTAAGAATGTGCTTCATTTGCATTGGCTTGGCAACCTACATGCCAGGGACGCCGTGCATATCGTCGATCTCTTCAGCATTGTCAAGAACGTCCTGAGGGATGTTGACAGGCTCAATGTCATTGAACTGTGACATGATCATATGCGTCTTTTGTTCTGTCGTAATGTTTTGTCCCATCATATCCATCGCCATAATCATGTTCATCGTACCTTCAGTCTGATAATAAGTGTCTTTGGCAATCGTAATCGAATAGTCAAGTTCTTTGAGCTCCATCATGCCAAAGAGCTCATCCATCCCTTCAAGACCTGGAGCATCCGCGTCAAGTCCCTGCAGAGCTTCCATCAGCTCTTCCATCTGGATATCTTCAGTGATGAGTGTGATGTGATAATAATCTTCATCTTCTTCCAAGGATAGCTCCGTCATATACTGTTCAAGGAACTGGAGCTGTTCTTGCGGATTCATTTGCATGTCAGACATGGCAAGTACGTCATCCAAGTATGATTCAGGGAATTTCATCCAGGTTCCCATTGCAGGATCCTCGACAAAGAGGCCGTCTTCTTCATGGAAATAGGAAAGGTAGCTCATCTCTGTTTCATCAGCATCGTTACCCGCGAGACCGCCCATTTCGCTCAGATCCATCACCATTTCCTGCTTAAATGTCATTGGATCAAGTGTGATATCCATGAAGCTCTCAGAATGAATGACCATGGCGTCTTCACTGTCTTCCCCCATGCCCATATGCTGCGTCATATTCATTTCAACAGCGTATGATTCCAACTCATGCATCGCTTCCTGTGACTGGTTCACAATCTCTTCGACTGATTCCCCGGATTCGGACTGATTTCCGCAGGCTGTAAGCAGTGCGGTCAGAGACAGGAAGCCAATACCGGTTATCCTGTGATTTGTCATTATAATTCCCCCAACAAAAAAAGATTTTCTTTCTTATGTATTTACGGATAAATTTTAAAAAAGTTCCAATTTAATTTCATTGCAGAGAATCCTCTTGAAGACCGTCGTATTAGGATAACAATAATGCAAGCGTTTTAATAGTTTTAATACGAAAAAGTATAAAAAGTTTGACTTTTTAGTGAAATCGATAAAATGAGGTTGTTGCTAAGGGGGATTTTTGATATAAATAACTTAAGGTATCGCTTTCAATCATTTGTTTCCTGTTATGTTTCGAAAGCGGATCACTTACGTCCTGCTGATTATGTTACGCTAAAGGAGGTATATCCCATATCATAACCTGTTAATAATGGAAGCACAACGAATTGAATCAGGAAAGATCGACTTCACAAATGAACGCACATGCAACAAAACCCCACGACATAAACATCAGGAATGACGTTGCATGACATTCTTGTAACCACATTCGTGAACGATTGAACAATATGAAGTGGCAAGATCCTGTTCAGGGGAAAAACAGGTGATGATGGATGTGAAGTTGCAGTCAATGGGAGTATCCAGGTATCAGTAAATCCAAAACTGAAAGAGGTGGCTTCAGGATGAACATTCTTGTTTGTATTAAACAAGTTCCTGACACGAAGATCATTAAAGTGAATCCAAAGACAAACACGCTCGACCGCTCCAGTGCACCGGCAATTTTGAATCCGTATGATGCACATGCAGTGGAAGAAGCCGTACGATTGAAAGAAAAGCACGGAGGAAAGGTAATTGTTCTTTCCATGGGACCGCCACAGGCAGCCAACGCCATCCGAAAGTGTGTGGAAATTGGGGCAGATGAAGGGTACCTGATTTCGGATCGAAAGTTCGCAGGCGCAGACACGCTGGCAACAAGCTACGCCCTCTTTAAAGCCATTGAGAAGCTCGAAAAAGAACAGGGTGTTGATCTTGTTCTCTGTGGCAAACACGCGATTGACGGTGACACAGGTCAGGTAGGACCGGGAATTGCAAGACGAATGGGGATCCCGCCGCTGACCAATGTTATCAGCATCGAAGAGGCGGATACTGAGAAGAAAAAAATTCAAGTGAACCGAAAGATTGAAGACGGTCATGAAGTCATTGAATCAACGCTTCCGTGTCTGTTGACTGTGGAAAAAGAGATTAACGAAGTTGCCTATTCACCGCTTCCGAACATGATGCGTGCAGCACGTTACAAACCGACGGTCTGGACCGTTGAAGATTTGGACGATGTGGATATGAAGCAGCTCGGACTCAAAGGCTCTCCAACCATCGTTGGCCGTATGTGGCCGCCGGAGAAGAGCTCAGGGGCTGAAATGGTTGAAGGATCGGCAGAAGACAAGGTGAAGAGAGTGGTTTCCGTACTGCTTGAAAAGCCTGAAATGTTTGCTGCGAAAGGCGGGGAGAAAGCATGAATATAGAAGAGTACAAAGATGTCTGGGTATTTATCGAACAGCGTGACGGCGAGATTTTTGACGTGGGTCTTGAGCTTCTCGGGGCAGGACGCGAACTTGCAGACAAGCTTGAAGTAAATCTGTGTGGCGTGCTTCTCGGCGATGGCATCAAAGACAAGGCTGAAGATTTATACCAGTATGGCGCTGATGTCGTCTATGTTATTGATAATCCTGTATTAAAGCAATACCGTTCAGAAACGTATATGAAGGCTGTGGGGGATCTTGTTCGTAAATACAAGCCGGAGATTTTTGTTTACGGTGCCACATCAAACGGGAAAGACCTCGCAAGTGCTGTAGCAACAGAAGTCATGACTGGTCTGACAGCCGACACGACGATGCTTGATATCGATCTCGAGAAGCGTCTGTTTGAAGCGAGCCGTCCGGCATTTGGCGGGAACATCATGGCAACGATTCTCTGTAAGAAGCACCGTCCGCAGATGGCGACGGTCCGTCCAAAAGTCATGAGAAAGCCTGAACCGGATCCATCGAGAAAAGGAAAAGTTATTGAAGAGAAGATACAGATGAAAGAAGATGACCTCCGTACAAAAGTCGTTGAGGTCGTGAAAGCAGCGAAAAAAGGTGCAAACCTTGAAGAAGCGGAAATCATTGTTGCCGGCGGAAAAGGCATCAAGGATGAGAAGGGCTTCCAGATGGTCAAAGACCTTGCTGATGCCATGAATGCCACAGTCGGTGCGAGCCGTGACGTGGTTGAAGCCGGCATTATCGGACATGAGTATCAGGTAGGGCAGACCGGATTAACAGTCACACCTAAAATCTATATAGCCATTGGAATCTCAGGAGCCGTTCAGCACGTCGTCGGTATGCAGAACTCCGAATTGATTATTGCGATTAATAATGATCCGGATGCAACCATCTTCAATGCCGCACATTACGGCATCGTCGGTGACGCCTTTGAAATCGTTCCAATGCTGACTGAAGAATTCAAGAAGGCTCTTGCAGAACAAGAAAAAGGAGTGACGACGAATGCCTGAGAAATTTGATCTGATCGTGGTGGGTGCAGGTCCGGCCGGCACGAGTGCGGCCTACACCGCAGCCAAAAATGGCCTGGATGTTTTGTTGATTGAACGTGGGGAATTTCCTGGTTCGAAGAACGTCATGGGTGGGATCCTCTATCGTAAGCAGATGGAAGATGTGATCCCTGAATTCTGGAAAGAAGCACCACTTGAGCGGCCGGTTGTCGAACAGCGTTTTTGGTTCCTCGATAAAGAATCCATGGTAACGACAAGTTACAAAGGACTTGACTGGGGCAAAGAGCCTTACAACAAGTTTACCGTGCTTCGCTCGAAGTTTGATAAATGGTTCGCGGACAAGGCTGTGGAGCAGGGGGCACTCCTGGTTAATGAAACAGTCGTTACGGAATGTATCG
This genomic window from [Bacillus] selenitireducens MLS10 contains:
- a CDS encoding DUF6612 family protein is translated as MTNHRITGIGFLSLTALLTACGNQSESGESVEEIVNQSQEAMHELESYAVEMNMTQHMGMGEDSEDAMVIHSESFMDITLDPMTFKQEMVMDLSEMGGLAGNDADETEMSYLSYFHEEDGLFVEDPAMGTWMKFPESYLDDVLAMSDMQMNPQEQLQFLEQYMTELSLEEDEDYYHITLITEDIQMEELMEALQGLDADAPGLEGMDELFGMMELKELDYSITIAKDTYYQTEGTMNMIMAMDMMGQNITTEQKTHMIMSQFNDIEPVNIPQDVLDNAEEIDDMHGVPGM
- a CDS encoding electron transfer flavoprotein subunit beta/FixA family protein, encoding MNILVCIKQVPDTKIIKVNPKTNTLDRSSAPAILNPYDAHAVEEAVRLKEKHGGKVIVLSMGPPQAANAIRKCVEIGADEGYLISDRKFAGADTLATSYALFKAIEKLEKEQGVDLVLCGKHAIDGDTGQVGPGIARRMGIPPLTNVISIEEADTEKKKIQVNRKIEDGHEVIESTLPCLLTVEKEINEVAYSPLPNMMRAARYKPTVWTVEDLDDVDMKQLGLKGSPTIVGRMWPPEKSSGAEMVEGSAEDKVKRVVSVLLEKPEMFAAKGGEKA
- a CDS encoding electron transfer flavoprotein subunit alpha/FixB family protein; amino-acid sequence: MNIEEYKDVWVFIEQRDGEIFDVGLELLGAGRELADKLEVNLCGVLLGDGIKDKAEDLYQYGADVVYVIDNPVLKQYRSETYMKAVGDLVRKYKPEIFVYGATSNGKDLASAVATEVMTGLTADTTMLDIDLEKRLFEASRPAFGGNIMATILCKKHRPQMATVRPKVMRKPEPDPSRKGKVIEEKIQMKEDDLRTKVVEVVKAAKKGANLEEAEIIVAGGKGIKDEKGFQMVKDLADAMNATVGASRDVVEAGIIGHEYQVGQTGLTVTPKIYIAIGISGAVQHVVGMQNSELIIAINNDPDATIFNAAHYGIVGDAFEIVPMLTEEFKKALAEQEKGVTTNA